Proteins from one Triticum aestivum cultivar Chinese Spring chromosome 7A, IWGSC CS RefSeq v2.1, whole genome shotgun sequence genomic window:
- the LOC123149987 gene encoding oxidation resistance protein 1, translating into MGYLPSLGGKAAHLVSDLATVILNPVSGHERERSSHLPEATEGQENLYGDEEPEIPNGPDTSSFRAFLMSFMSASSSSNDSMEIIPEQDLDMEYPTLTPVGRGIKERKGLLSRGKHSIGKIINKAGRLGGFRQKSGHIVNNEIANQIESMSSGFALKVSRGSASNHKLPPMSEPSMLLSEMMRNVLYPSLPVLVQGKNWMLVYSTWRHGVSLSTLYRRSMLCSGDSLLIIGDKKGAVFGGLVEAPLRPIMQRKYQGTKNCFVFTNVAGRPVVYRQTGANNYFTFCSPEYLAMGGGGHFALYLGEDLLNGSSSTSETFNNPCLSLSQDFEVKHVELWGFVNASKYDEMLTVCRTEKPGIWNL; encoded by the exons ATGGGGTACCTGCCGTCGCTGGGCGGCAAGGCGGCGCacctcgtctccgacctcgccaCCGTCATCCTCAACCCCGTCTCCGGCCACGAGCGGGAGCGCTCCTCCCACCTCCCC GAGGCCACTGAAGGGCAGGAAAATCTTTATGGTGATGAAGAACCTGAAATCCCTAATGGCCCCGACACATcttcgtttcgagcatttctgatGTCATTTATGTCTGCATCAAGCTCTAGCAATGATTCAATGGAGATCATACCTGAGCAGGATCTGGATATGGAATACCCAACTTTAACACCTGTTGGGAGGGGAATCAAGGAAAGGAAGGGGTTGCTTAGTAGAGGCAAGCATTCCATTGGAAAGATTATTAACAAGGCAGGTAGACTTGGTGGTTTCAGACAAAAATCCGGCCACATCGTTAATAATGAAATAGCAAATCAAATAGAGTCAATGTCGTCCGGTTTCGCTCTGAAGGTATCAAGGGGGTCTGCTTCAAATCATAAGTTGCCACCTATGTCTGAACCATCAATGCTTTTATCAGAAATGATGCGAAATGTTCTTTATCCATCTCTTCCTGTTCTTGTTCAAGGAAAGAACTGGATGCTGGTTTACAG TACCTGGAGGCACGGGGTATCTCTATCTACTCTGTACAGAAGGAGCATGCTTTGCTCTGGTGATTCACTTCTG ATAATTGGGGATAAAAAGGGAGCAGTTTTTGGTGGTTTGGTAGAGGCCCCTCTGCGGCCGATCATGCAAAGGAAGTATCAG GGGACCAAGAATTGCTTCGTGTTCACCAATGTAGCTGGTCGCCCTGTTGTATATCGTCAAACAG GTGCTAATAACTATTTCACGTTTTGCTCCCCTGAGTATTTGGCAATGGGAGGTGGTGGTCACTTTGCACTTTATCTTGGTGAAGACCT CCTGAATGGTTCAAGTTCCACCTCAGAAACGTTTAACAACCCATGCCTGTCACTTTCCCAGGACTTTGAAGTCAAACATGTTGAG CTGTGGGGCTTCGTCAATGCTTCCAAGTATGATGAGATGCTCACCGTCTGCCGCACGGAGAAACCTGGAATTTGGAATTTGTGA